The Vigna radiata chloroplast, complete genome genome contains the following window.
TAGTCAAAAATTCGATAGAAAATTTTGCAAAGTTTAGGTATATCAAAATTTTTTTGATATTCAATTTTTATAGTAATAGTATAAAATGAAGGTTCTTAACATTTCAGATTATTAGTTTTGGATTAGAAACTAAAGATCCATTAAAATCGGAATATGAGAAAAGGGTTTCTGATAATTCATAAAGTAGATTTTATATTTTTTCAATTAGTGCCAAATCAAGAAATCTATTTTTTGTGGTTCTTGAAGATCTTTTTTTTCGATTTTCTTCTACATTAATTCAAAGTGAAATAAAATGAAATAACAAAGTTATTATTCTTTGTTTGAATATTCTTAATTTTTCTTTTTCTAATAGAAAGATAATTCTATTGGATATCTATAGAATAATACTCAATATTTTCATTAGAGCAGGTTTACTTAATTCCTGAGTTGATTAAGAAGTCTGTTGATTTGAAATCATAGGATGGGTAGATGTAACAGATGTGGAATTTATATATAAATTATGTTACTCTATTTCTTTTTATTCGTATCTAATGATTTATTGATGAATCGCCAATTTTGAATTGTATCTTTGAAGTAGGATTTTTTATCTTCTTTTTTCTCTCAAAAATGGAAATTTAGGGAAGTGCTTTATAAACATATGTATAAAAAGAACGAAAATATTTCATTTAGTTTCTATATGCCCACTATCACTAGTTATTTCGGTTTTTTACTATCGGTTTTAATAATAACCTCGTCTCTATTTATTGGTCTTAGTAAAATACGACTTATTTGATTTTTAATTTTTAGAGGAATAGTCAATTTTAGTATAAGACATTCTATAATTCCTTACTATGTCAATTTACAATTCTCGATCGTTGAGATTCATGATCAATACAGATTTATGTTTAAGGCTAGATATTACCTTTCTTTTTACTTTTCGAACAAATAAAAATGATTGAAGTTTTTCTATTTGGAATCGTGTTAGGTTTAATTCCTATTACTTTGGCTGGATTATTTGTAACTGCATATTTACAATACCGACGAGGTGATCAGTTGAATCTTTGATTAATAAATGTCTCTTTTTTTGTGATTCCCTATTTATTTAGTTTCATCCTAATCGACAAGGATAAAATTCAGACTTTCTTTTGAATGTTCAATTATTTCAGTGTAATTATCAGGCGAACAATACTAGAATCACGCTCTGTAGGATTTGAACCTACGACATCGGGTTTTGGAGACCCGCGTTCTGCCGAACTGAACTAAGAGCGCTTTTTTTTCATAAATTCTTTTCTACTATGATCCAAATCCATTTTGCATATAGATATTAAGTATGTATGTTCAATTGGAATTCGTCTTCAAAGGTTCCCGGTTTATTGCTCATCTCATAGAATATGGAATATCATAGAATACGGAATATCATAGAATAAGTAATAGTTAGGGATAGGGATGACAGGATTTGAACCCGTGACATTTTGTACCCAAAACAAACGCGCTACCAAGCTGCGCTACATCCCTTTTCCAGTTGTTTATAGTGTTATTGTAAAGAATCTTTGTCTTGTTTTCCACATTTTTCTCTGTTGATATATATCAACAGAAAAAAAAATAAAATACTTCAAAAATAAAAAGAAAGGAGGATTTTAAATGCGAGATCTAAAAACATATCTTTCCGTGGCACCAGTAGTAAGTACTTTATGGTTCGGGGCTTTGGCGGGTCTATTGATAGAGATCAATCGTTTTTTTCCAGATGCATTGATATTCCCCTTTTTTTCATTTTAGTTATTGACACGGGAAGGGGTGAAGAAGATTAAAAGTCCAATTATATATAAAATATGTGTAATTAACCTACTCTTCTTTTTTTTTTTAGGAAAGAGAAAGAAGAAAGATTAAATCGGCCTCATTCAAATTCGGATTGAAACTCGGGATCTGGTCCAGGCTTCATAGGAATTGAATTATTAATTCAATTCCTATGAAAAATAAAGTGAAAGCAGAAATCCAATGGATAGGTTGGGGCAACAATATTATAAAAAATACTTAAAAAAAACTAAAATACTGGCAATTTGAAACGAAATATAGTTCCAGATCCATGTATTCTTTTTGTACTATCTTTTTTGTACTAGATTCAATTAAATTGGAACGAAATCTTTCATCATTTTTCGAATTCTTCTTTTTTATCTTAGTTGTTTTCATCTTTTTCTTAGATTCGAATCCGAAAAGAGTTATAAGTTAATTAAAAACCCAAAGGAGGGTCATGTCCAAGGGTAAAGATATCCGAGTAAGTGTTATTTTGAAAGGTACTGGTTGTGATAAAAAGAGTCTAAATAAGGAATCAAGCAGTATTTCTAGATAGATTACTAACAAGAATCGACACAATACACCTGCCTAGTTGATTGGAATTGATAAAATGATGTCGATGTCCCCGTCGTTATATAACAACATATGCTAAAGAACAAGAAAAAAAAAAATACCAATCCTTTATTATAATTATATTTCTTGAAATAAATGTTATTTTTGGAATAGGAATAAATAAACTATGGAAAAATCTAAGCGACTCTTTATTAAATCCAAGCGATCTTTTCGTAGACGTTTGCCCCCGATTCAATCGGGGGACCGAATTGATTATAAAAACATGGGTTTAATTTGTCGATTTATTAGTGAACAAGGAAAAATATTATCTAGACGTGTAAATAGATTGACCTTAAAACAACAACGATTAATTACAATTGCTATAAAACAAGCTCGTATTTTATCTTCGTTACCTTTTCTTACTAACGAAAAACAATTTGAAAAAAGCGAGTCGACTGCTAAAATTAATACTTTAAGAAAAAAAAATAGAAATTAAAAATTCGAAATCCAATTTGAATTTAGATTCGAATTAAACATGGATTGATGTTTTGTTCAAAATTAGGATAATTCCATTTGATTTTTTTGTTGTAATAAAAAAGATAATAGGTAACGAAGAATAATTTTTGAAGCATGGTTGTTTATTTTGATAGCTTTAGCATATGCTAAAGCTATCAAAATAAACAAATTTCTAGTCTATACCTTCGTAAATAAGGGGTTTTAAGTTTTTAGGATATTATCGGCAATCATAAAAAGACAATTCTCTTTTAATATAGCAATTTGTGCAACTATTTTACGATTAAGAAGCAATTGCTTCGTGTATAGACTATTAATTAAATTACTATAAATATAAGATACTTTTTGATTCTCGCGAATTACTGCATTTATTCGACTAATCCATAAACCACGAAAATCTCTTTTTTTCCTATCTCTATCACGATGAGCCGAAACCAAAGCTTTCAATTTCTGTTGAGTAATAGTTCGAGTAAGTCTTGAATGAGCTCCGCGAAAACTTGATATGAAGAAACGAATTTTTGTCCTCCGTTTGTGAGCTATATATCCTCGTTTAATTCTGGTCATTGAATAAATGATATTTTCAGGAATAACTTTTTCATTTTTCAGTTATTCTTTTTATCTTCCTAGTCTATTAATAACAAAAATGGATTCTTCCGATGTATAAAAAAAAAAATTCCAACGGCTCTTGCTACTATAACCGCCCCAACCACAAAATCAGAAATTGTATTGATACTAGATATCAAATAAAATAAAAATAGTAAATGAACTAGGACACATATTTTTAGAATAAATTGGTGGGTTCCTTCGTTTCTATGATTTTTTTGAGAAATGACCAGGTCCTCTCTATACACCGGAGCCTTTTTCTTTTCATTTTTGATTCAATTAATCAATGTTAGTGTTCACTTGTACAGTTCACACTCTGTGGCTCTACCCATGCAACAATATTGAGTAAGTAGGTTTTTTCACAACTAAATCTAATTATATAGTAACGGTATTTAATTATGAAAATTTGCTGGGTAGCTGACCCTCTTATTCTATTCTTAAAAAATCCATCAAAATTCATTCATTAAGGACATACTTAAGGACATACTTTCTTTTTAATTGAAATAGTATTTTCTCCGCTTAACGGGTAACTTTTTTTGTTACCGATGGGAAAGTCCTTCTCATATGAAATTGCAAATTAGTATTATTGGTTTTGCACCAATCGGAACCATAAATTTGATACAAGATAGAAGAATGTAAAGAATTATATAATTATATATATAAGAATTATATATTAAGTTAAGATAGTGTGAATGTAGTTTTTGCATTCACACTATCTTAACCGATTACTAATACTGAAAAATTTTTGAATTTGTTTTTTTCTTAGTATTTAAGCTGAACGAGTCGCACATACACCCTGGTACACGTTCCTCGGCGTTGAGGGCATCCCCGAAGAGCTGGGGATTTTGTGACGTTTCGGATTGGCTGTCTTGTGTTTCTAATAAGTTGTTTCATAGTTGGCATGGTAAGTCGTACTATATATATCTATATTTTTGTATAATGAGCAGGTTTAGATCTATCCTAACCGTGAATTACTTATATTCTATATTCCTTATAGCCTATATTATTTATAGTATATTAATAGATTAACTCTTAGAGATTTTATTTTAAAATGTCAAGTACGAAGAGTAAAAAATTAAAATTCCAATCCTGTATTTAATTAGAATAACCTTTGCCACCAATTTTTTATTAAACTGCTACAAGATCTACAATTCCATGAGCTTGGGCTTCTGCTGCTGACATAAAAACGTCCCTTTCCATGTCGTCCGATATAACCCATAAAGGTTTGCCCGTTCTTTGTACATAAACATTTGTGATAGTTTCACGCAGTTTCAGTAGCTCTTCTGCTTCCAGGACAAATTCTCCCGCTTGTGCCTCATAAAAAGAACTAGCAGGTTGGTGGATCATTACCCTGATTATATCACTTAAGTAGTATTTCCCTTATCTTGATAAATATTTTTAGAATTCTTTTTACTATATTGGTAGATTGCTAAACATTGTCTTTATTCCCAAGATATATAAAGAAGACAACTAAGCTAAGAAAAGGGCAAAAAGAATATTCAATAACCGTACAAGCAGTTTCTGCGTATTGATGCATACGGCTTTTGTACCTATGCAATTCATTTTTTCCTCTCTGGATAGAGTATTTTCTTCGATGAATTTTGTTTCTACATTTCAAAATTTCTTTTTTTTTATATCAAATAAAAAAGAAGTACAAAATCTCCTAGGTCTTTTGGATCCGGATCCTTAAATAAGAAACAATAGAATAACCAACTTTCTTTTTTTTTTAATCTATTTTGAAATACTACGATGGTTCCGTTGTTTTTTATATCATTTTGGTATTCAACAATCCAAAAGTTTCTTTTTTTTTTTATGTTATGTTTTATTCTGATTCAAATAAAAATTGTTACAAGCTTTCTGGTATGAAAAAAAAAACAAAAAAGTATGCGACACTAAGATGAAACTAGGTTCCTTATAGATCAGATAAAATTTGAAATACCCTCTTTTTCATACTACTCTTTCTATATATAATTAAATGATTCAAAAAAATTGCATATGGAATTCAAAATACCATGCTATTATTACTTTGGTTTTTATGGCGAAGGTATAGTATATATAGATAGATATCTATTCTAGATATTCTCAAAAAAAAAAATCATTGGCGCCAAGCGTGAGGAAATGCAAGACGTTTGGTAATTGTGCCTCCTGCCAAAAGAAAGGATCCCATTGAAGCAGCTAATCCCAGACATACTGTCTGTACATCTGGTTGTACAAATTGCATAGTATCATAAATAGCTATTCCAGGTATTACCCACCCCCCCGGAGAGTTTATAAACAGAGACAATTCTTTATTCTCTTTCTCTATGCTCAGATAGATCATAATACTAATAAGTTGATTCGATATTTCACTATCAACATCTTGACCTAAAAAAAGTAATCTTTCTCGATAAAGTCGATTGATTAGGATTCCATTTTTTCCTTAAAAGCCGTACATGCACCTTTTGATGCATACAGTTCATCAAAAATTCTATAAGCAAAAAAGGAATCAATGTGTCGATTTTAATCTTTCTCTTTTTCTAATGGATTTATTCGAACTAAAAAAAAATAAGAATATACTTAATTTAGTGAACTATCTTCTCATTGATGTATTGCTTTCATCGAGATCGAAGCCGAATCACAATGTCATTTTCTTGTTTCTGAATGGACTTTTTCAATTCTTTTAGGTTTCTTTTCTACTCTGAGTAAAGATCTGCCCGATTTGGATTTGCACATATAGAACAAATATTCCAAAACTATGTATTTTTGTTAGAACTTCTTCCTTTGCTGAATTGAGTAATGTTTTCTTTCTGTAAAATAAAATATATGGATATCATAGAATTAGTGATCATAGAAATATTACCAATTGGTTTTTTCTACACAGAGCCTGGGTACTTTCTTTTATTGGTCCAATTAAGCCAACCATAAATTATTCATAATGTCGAGTAATAATCTGGAAATTTTTCTCTAAAAATGAAAAAATCGATAGAATAGTACTTCATTACACTTCACGCTCCCCATTTTTTTATCTTTATGATTTAATTATTCTCTTTTGGGGGTGAAAGAGGGGATATCTCGATCGGGGGAGAAAACGGGTAAATCCCATATAACCTACTATATCTGACAAGTCGCACTATATATCAATCCAAGCTGCATCTCTATCCCCAGGGATTCGAAAGGGTACTCTTGGAACACCAATGGGCATAAAATGGACAAATAATAAAGTCATATATCTCACTTTAGTGTGGAAACGTAAGAATTAGCTTATCGTGTTAAAAATGATTGACTTTATTTTAGATTAATATTGCTTTTTTTTTAGAAAAAAGAATACTAAAAAAAGTCAAGTTGTTACAAATGGGTCATTGGGGTGATAAGCGAATATGTCTGCATTTACTTATTTAAATAGTCATAGAGAAAGTTGTCAACCCCTCTTGTCTCCCCACCATTGCGTATTGTTACTTATCCGGTATAGAATAAATCTGTTTCTTTGATTTCTACAAATATGATTGTTCTATTTTCCAAGAGAATATACTGAAAGGCTATATTCATTTTTTTCCAGTGCAATAAAGTTACATAGTGTCTATTTTTTGTTGAAGGGGTATTTTTTCATGGGTTTACCTTGGTATCGTGTTCATACTGTTGTTTTAAATGATCCGGGCCGTTTGCTTTCTGTTCATATAATGCACACAGCTCTAGTTGCTGGTTGGGCCGGTTCGATGGCTCTATATGAATTAGCAGTTTTTGATCCCTCTGACCCTGTTCTTGATCCAATGTGGAGACAGGGTATGTTCGTTATACCTTTCATGACTCGTTTAGGAATAACTAATTCGTGGGGCGGTTGGAATATCACAGGAGGGGCTATAACGAATCCGGGTATTTGGAGTTACGAAGGTGTGGCCGGAGCACATATTGTGTTTTCAGGCTTGTGCTTTTTAGCGGCTATTTGGCATTGGGTTTATTGGGATCTAGAAATCTTTTGTGATGAACGTACTGGAAAACCTTCTTTGGATTTGCCAAAAATTTTTGGAATTCATTTATTTCTTGCAGGGGTGGCTTGTTTTGGTTTTGGCGCATTTCATGTAACAGGATTGTATGGTCCCGGAATATGGGTGTCTGATCCTTATGGACTAACTGG
Protein-coding sequences here:
- the rps18 gene encoding ribosomal protein S18, translated to MEKSKRLFIKSKRSFRRRLPPIQSGDRIDYKNMGLICRFISEQGKILSRRVNRLTLKQQRLITIAIKQARILSSLPFLTNEKQFEKSESTAKINTLRKKNRN
- the petL gene encoding cytochrome b6/f complex subunit VI is translated as MPTITSYFGFLLSVLIITSSLFIGLSKIRLI
- the petG gene encoding cytochrome b6/f complex subunit V; this translates as MIEVFLFGIVLGLIPITLAGLFVTAYLQYRRGDQLNL
- the psaJ gene encoding photosystem I subunit IX produces the protein MRDLKTYLSVAPVVSTLWFGALAGLLIEINRFFPDALIFPFFSF
- the clpP gene encoding clp protease proteolytic subunit, translated to MPIGVPRVPFRIPGDRDAAWIDILINRLYRERLLFLGQDVDSEISNQLISIMIYLSIEKENKELSLFINSPGGWVIPGIAIYDTMQFVQPDVQTVCLGLAASMGSFLLAGGTITKRLAFPHAMIHQPASSFYEAQAGEFVLEAEELLKLRETITNVYVQRTGKPLWVISDDMERDVFMSAAEAQAHGIVDLVAV
- the rpl20 gene encoding ribosomal protein L20, with the protein product MTRIKRGYIAHKRRTKIRFFISSFRGAHSRLTRTITQQKLKALVSAHRDRDRKKRDFRGLWISRINAVIRENQKVSYIYSNLINSLYTKQLLLNRKIVAQIAILKENCLFMIADNILKT